A genomic region of Streptosporangium lutulentum contains the following coding sequences:
- the bla gene encoding class A beta-lactamase, translating into MRHPRTRRFPATLKATALTTSILLGGTACGPATTSAAGHAIPRTGTAGIGMTNGQVVLDDLRTPAPGEAEARRRLRALETSYKGRIGVYALDTATGKTITYRSGERFPLLSTFKASAAAAVLHKARTSDPGLMDRVIHWKRSEVKANSPVTEKHVEDGLTVARLCEAAITQSDNTAGNMLLKQIGGPAGLTRYLRTLKDPVSHLDRWETELNDWTPKERRDTTTPAAMGRNLHRLTVGTALDAKDRARLNGWLIANKTGGERIRAGLPKTWIVGDKTGTTSFYGAANDIAVVWPAKGAAPLIMSIYTNRRAAGALNDNKVIADTAAILARGLGRLS; encoded by the coding sequence ATGCGACACCCCCGCACCCGCCGTTTCCCGGCGACGCTGAAAGCGACCGCGCTGACGACCTCCATCCTGCTGGGCGGTACCGCCTGCGGTCCGGCCACCACCTCGGCCGCCGGCCACGCGATCCCGCGAACCGGGACGGCCGGGATCGGGATGACGAACGGGCAGGTGGTCCTTGACGACCTCCGGACGCCGGCGCCCGGCGAGGCCGAGGCCCGCCGGCGGCTGCGCGCGCTGGAGACGTCCTACAAGGGCCGCATCGGTGTGTACGCCCTCGACACGGCCACCGGAAAGACGATCACGTACCGGTCGGGCGAACGCTTCCCGCTGCTGTCCACCTTCAAGGCCTCGGCGGCCGCCGCGGTGCTGCACAAGGCACGCACGTCGGACCCGGGGCTGATGGACAGGGTCATCCACTGGAAGCGGAGCGAGGTGAAGGCGAACTCGCCGGTCACCGAGAAGCACGTGGAGGACGGGCTGACCGTCGCCCGGCTGTGCGAGGCGGCCATCACCCAGAGCGACAACACCGCGGGCAACATGCTGCTGAAGCAGATCGGCGGACCAGCGGGGCTGACCCGATACCTCCGCACGTTGAAGGACCCGGTCTCGCACCTGGACCGCTGGGAGACCGAGCTCAACGACTGGACCCCCAAGGAGAGGCGGGACACCACCACCCCCGCGGCCATGGGCCGGAACCTGCACAGGCTCACGGTCGGCACCGCGCTCGACGCCAAGGACCGGGCGCGGCTGAACGGCTGGCTGATCGCGAACAAGACCGGCGGCGAGCGCATCCGCGCCGGGCTGCCCAAGACCTGGATCGTCGGCGACAAAACCGGCACCACCTCGTTCTACGGGGCGGCCAACGACATCGCCGTCGTCTGGCCGGCCAAGGGCGCCGCACCTCTGATCATGTCCATCTACACCAACCGGCGGGCCGCCGGCGCCCTGAACGACAACAAGGTCATCGCCGACACCGCCGCCATCCTCGCGCGGGGCCTCGGCAGGCTTTCCTGA
- a CDS encoding ROK family transcriptional regulator — translation MSGKERLSVRGAQGDLLRLIATGHAESRAELARLTGLAASSVSLRVEELIDTGLLVEEGSGTSRGGRRPRRLRISPTSGLLAVADLGAHHARLGLLDLNGTPLIIEERPCDIALGPEATLDWMAASFDELLLAHGPPGAPLRGVGTGIPGPVDPASGRVVSPSRMPGWNNFPVAEYLGARYDLPVLVENDANLLAVGEARAWPGCDNLMVLKAGSGIGCGVIVDGRLHRGRGAAGDISHVRVRTDSSVMCSCGHPDCLEAYASGAALMGALAEQGIAVRRPAELVALVDDGVPEATALVRNAGRLIGEVLTVLVNFLNPDAIVVGGSLSTAEPLISAIRGAVYERCLPLATRDLEISVTRSGPDAALLGAGSLLLDTVLS, via the coding sequence ATGTCAGGCAAAGAGAGGCTGTCCGTGCGGGGGGCACAGGGCGATCTTCTGCGCCTCATCGCCACCGGCCACGCCGAGTCGCGCGCCGAGCTGGCCCGGCTGACGGGCCTGGCGGCGTCGAGTGTGTCCCTGCGGGTCGAGGAACTGATCGACACCGGCCTGCTGGTCGAGGAGGGGTCGGGCACCTCACGTGGCGGGCGGCGGCCACGGCGGCTGCGGATCAGCCCCACCTCCGGACTGCTCGCGGTGGCCGACCTCGGGGCGCACCACGCCCGGCTGGGCCTGCTCGACCTCAACGGCACCCCGCTGATCATCGAGGAACGCCCCTGCGACATCGCGCTGGGCCCCGAGGCGACCCTCGACTGGATGGCGGCCTCGTTCGACGAGCTGCTCCTGGCCCACGGCCCACCCGGCGCCCCCCTTCGCGGGGTCGGCACCGGCATCCCCGGTCCCGTGGACCCCGCCAGCGGTCGCGTGGTGTCCCCCTCGCGCATGCCCGGCTGGAACAACTTCCCCGTCGCCGAGTATCTCGGCGCCCGCTACGACCTGCCGGTGCTCGTCGAGAACGACGCCAACCTCCTGGCCGTCGGCGAGGCACGCGCGTGGCCCGGCTGCGACAACCTCATGGTGCTGAAGGCCGGCAGCGGCATCGGATGCGGGGTCATCGTCGACGGCCGCCTGCACCGGGGGCGCGGCGCGGCCGGCGACATCAGCCACGTCCGGGTCAGGACCGACTCCTCCGTCATGTGTTCCTGCGGCCACCCCGACTGCCTGGAGGCCTACGCGAGCGGCGCCGCGCTGATGGGCGCCCTGGCCGAGCAGGGCATCGCCGTACGGCGGCCCGCCGAACTCGTCGCCCTCGTCGACGACGGGGTGCCCGAGGCCACCGCCCTGGTCAGAAACGCGGGGCGTCTCATCGGCGAGGTGCTCACCGTCCTGGTCAACTTCCTCAACCCCGACGCCATCGTGGTCGGCGGCAGTCTGTCCACCGCCGAACCACTGATCTCGGCGATCCGCGGCGCCGTCTACGAACGCTGCCTGCCCCTGGCCACCCGCGACCTGGAGATCTCCGTCACACGCTCGGGCCCGGACGCGGCACTGCTCGGCGCCGGGTCCCTGCTCCTGGACACCGTACTGAGCTGA
- a CDS encoding glutamate ABC transporter substrate-binding protein has product MVSLKRMAAVAAVSLVGLSACAGTDSGSSAVPGAATSGGNDLLAGAPVAAATDILPGSTMEKIKKRGELIVGGSLDAPLLSQQNPVTGEIEGFDADMGKALAKYIIGEPKVKIVNAASETREALLSNGTVDVVLQTYTITPERAEQVAFAGPYYSSGLTIAVKKGATGITKPEDLNGKTVIAGANTPAIPAIKKLAPQAEIVTFGSDPECMQALKQDRGVAYVQDETLLIANAQKDPSIQIIGSPFTSDPYGIGLKHGDEQFKKFVNDWLVKIQGDGLWQKTWKNSLGTVVQGEAPTPPQIGSVPGS; this is encoded by the coding sequence ATGGTGTCCCTGAAGCGGATGGCCGCTGTCGCCGCCGTGTCGCTGGTCGGCCTCTCGGCCTGCGCCGGCACGGATTCGGGCAGCTCAGCGGTGCCGGGCGCGGCCACGAGCGGCGGTAACGACCTGCTTGCCGGTGCGCCGGTGGCGGCCGCCACCGACATCCTGCCCGGCTCCACGATGGAGAAGATCAAGAAGCGCGGCGAGCTGATCGTCGGCGGGTCGCTCGACGCTCCGCTGCTGTCGCAGCAGAACCCGGTGACCGGCGAGATCGAGGGCTTCGACGCCGACATGGGCAAGGCGCTCGCCAAGTACATCATCGGCGAGCCCAAGGTGAAGATCGTCAACGCGGCGTCGGAGACGCGCGAGGCGCTGCTGAGCAACGGCACCGTGGACGTCGTCCTCCAGACCTACACGATCACGCCGGAGCGGGCCGAGCAGGTCGCCTTCGCCGGGCCGTACTACTCCTCGGGCCTGACCATCGCGGTCAAGAAGGGCGCGACGGGGATCACCAAGCCGGAGGACCTGAACGGCAAGACCGTCATCGCCGGAGCCAACACCCCGGCCATTCCGGCGATCAAGAAGCTCGCCCCGCAGGCGGAGATCGTGACGTTCGGCAGCGACCCCGAGTGCATGCAGGCGCTCAAGCAGGACCGCGGCGTCGCCTACGTCCAGGACGAGACGCTCCTGATCGCCAACGCCCAGAAGGACCCGTCGATCCAGATCATCGGCTCGCCGTTCACGAGCGACCCGTACGGCATCGGCCTCAAGCACGGCGACGAGCAGTTCAAGAAGTTCGTCAACGACTGGCTGGTGAAGATCCAGGGCGACGGCCTCTGGCAGAAGACCTGGAAGAACTCCCTCGGCACGGTCGTGCAGGGCGAGGCTCCCACCCCGCCGCAGATCGGATCGGTTCCGGGGTCCTGA
- a CDS encoding amino acid ABC transporter permease has protein sequence MSAFLDHLPEFWEGLIVTLQLIAASFAGAVVVGFVITAMRVSPVGVLRGIGTAYVETFQNLPLLVLLVLAVFGLPEIGIKASLLVTAVVVIALYEAAYIAEALRSGVNSIAVGQGEAARALGLTFGQSLRHVVLPQALRTVIQPMGNIFIALTMNTALAGAVGVVDLTAAANRVNLMEAQPIPIFVGAGLAYALIAACVGLVTGRLERRLVMVR, from the coding sequence ATGTCCGCCTTCCTGGATCACCTGCCCGAGTTCTGGGAAGGACTGATCGTGACGCTCCAGCTGATCGCGGCGTCGTTCGCCGGCGCCGTGGTCGTGGGGTTCGTGATCACCGCCATGAGGGTCAGCCCGGTCGGCGTCCTGCGCGGGATCGGCACGGCCTACGTGGAGACCTTCCAGAACCTGCCCCTCCTCGTGCTGCTCGTGCTGGCCGTCTTCGGCCTGCCGGAGATCGGGATCAAGGCGAGCCTGCTGGTGACGGCCGTCGTGGTCATCGCGCTCTACGAGGCGGCCTACATCGCCGAGGCGCTGCGGTCCGGCGTCAACTCGATCGCGGTGGGACAGGGCGAGGCGGCCCGGGCACTCGGCCTGACCTTCGGCCAGTCCCTGCGTCACGTGGTCCTGCCGCAGGCGCTGCGCACGGTGATCCAGCCGATGGGCAACATCTTCATCGCACTGACCATGAACACCGCGCTCGCCGGCGCGGTCGGGGTGGTCGACCTGACCGCCGCCGCGAACCGGGTGAACCTCATGGAGGCCCAGCCCATTCCGATCTTCGTCGGGGCGGGCCTGGCCTACGCGCTGATCGCCGCCTGCGTCGGGCTCGTCACCGGGCGGCTCGAACGACGGCTGGTGATGGTCCGATGA
- a CDS encoding amino acid ABC transporter permease → MSSLLFDEPGPRARRRIRIATVVGAVAVLGLLALAVRQFAANGQLDADRWQPYATWPMWRYLLNGLWSTALAAVVSAALSMAAGLALALGRLSRRRWVRVPAATYVEVVRTVPALLLVYVVLFALPRYGLDLPLFWKLVVPLSVSNAAAFAEIFRAGIGSIERGQSEAGLAVGLTYGRTMRLIVLPQAARRVLPSIVSQSVGLLKDTSLGFVVSYAELLYSGKVLATYNGLLIQTYIVVALTYLVVNASLSKLARVLEARTPQARRPRRRLIRA, encoded by the coding sequence ATGAGCAGCCTGCTCTTCGACGAGCCGGGCCCGCGCGCCCGCCGCAGGATCCGGATCGCGACCGTGGTGGGGGCGGTCGCGGTGCTCGGCCTGCTGGCGCTGGCCGTACGCCAGTTCGCGGCCAACGGCCAGCTCGACGCCGACCGCTGGCAGCCGTACGCGACGTGGCCGATGTGGCGCTACCTGCTGAACGGGCTCTGGTCCACCGCGCTGGCGGCGGTGGTCTCGGCCGCGCTCTCGATGGCGGCCGGGCTGGCGCTGGCCCTCGGACGGCTGTCGCGGCGCCGGTGGGTGCGCGTGCCCGCCGCCACGTACGTGGAGGTCGTGCGGACCGTCCCGGCGCTGCTGCTGGTCTACGTCGTGCTGTTCGCGCTGCCCCGGTACGGGCTGGATCTGCCGCTGTTCTGGAAGCTCGTGGTGCCGCTGTCGGTCTCGAACGCCGCGGCCTTCGCGGAGATCTTCCGGGCCGGGATCGGATCCATCGAGCGCGGCCAGAGCGAGGCGGGCCTCGCGGTCGGCCTCACCTACGGCCGGACCATGCGCCTGATCGTGCTGCCGCAGGCGGCCCGGCGGGTGCTGCCCTCGATCGTCAGCCAGTCGGTCGGCCTGCTGAAGGACACCTCGCTCGGCTTCGTGGTCAGCTACGCGGAGCTGCTGTACAGCGGCAAGGTCCTGGCGACCTACAACGGCCTGCTCATCCAGACCTACATCGTCGTCGCGCTGACCTACCTGGTGGTCAACGCGTCCCTGTCCAAGCTCGCCCGCGTCCTCGAAGCGCGCACCCCCCAGGCCCGCCGGCCGCGAAGGAGACTCATCCGTGCCTGA
- a CDS encoding copper homeostasis protein CutC, whose product MSLTYEICIDSTAGALAAEQAGANRVELCSALFDGGLTPTLGTVEATLAAVTAIRVHAIIRPRGGDFIYDEYEIAAMERDIATIRDAGAQGVVIGVLTPSGEVDVEVAKRLIDAAGGLSITFHRAFDMTADPFAALETLVSLGVDRVLTSGQDVTALEGAPLIASLVEQAQDRIVIMPGGGITPRNVGRVVEATGVKEIHFAALVDAPSPAVHRNPRPFMGGELRRPEYARLVTSPGLVYEVIAASGA is encoded by the coding sequence ATGAGCCTTACCTATGAGATCTGCATTGACAGTACGGCGGGCGCGCTGGCGGCCGAGCAGGCGGGGGCGAACCGGGTCGAGCTGTGCTCGGCGCTCTTCGACGGCGGGCTCACCCCGACCCTCGGCACCGTCGAGGCGACCCTCGCGGCGGTCACGGCGATCCGCGTCCACGCGATCATCCGTCCTCGCGGCGGTGACTTCATCTACGACGAGTACGAGATCGCGGCCATGGAGCGCGACATCGCCACCATCAGGGACGCGGGCGCGCAGGGCGTGGTGATCGGGGTGCTGACACCGTCGGGTGAGGTGGACGTCGAGGTGGCCAAGCGGCTCATCGACGCGGCAGGAGGGCTCTCGATCACCTTCCACCGGGCCTTCGACATGACCGCCGACCCGTTCGCCGCCCTGGAGACGCTCGTCTCACTCGGCGTCGACCGGGTCCTCACCTCCGGCCAGGACGTCACGGCGCTTGAGGGCGCGCCGCTGATCGCCTCCCTGGTCGAGCAGGCACAGGACCGCATCGTCATCATGCCCGGCGGCGGGATCACCCCCCGCAACGTCGGTCGCGTGGTCGAGGCGACGGGGGTCAAGGAGATCCACTTCGCGGCGCTGGTGGACGCGCCCAGCCCCGCCGTCCACCGCAACCCCCGCCCCTTCATGGGCGGCGAGCTGCGCCGGCCCGAGTACGCCCGCCTGGTCACCTCGCCGGGCCTGGTCTACGAGGTGATCGCCGCCTCCGGCGCCTGA
- a CDS encoding SigE family RNA polymerase sigma factor — translation MDDDPRFADFVAERANALLRYGYVLSGNPHDAADLTQEALIRLHRAWSRVRRKHDPESYTRMIMARLHIGVWRLRRRERLTWDLPEGSHLDVLPSEVEQGLWRALEGLPRKQRAVLVLRYYEQLTDAEIADVLGISRGTVRSHASLGLNKLRSAVPHPTATNGSAL, via the coding sequence TTGGATGACGACCCCCGCTTCGCGGACTTCGTCGCCGAGCGGGCCAATGCGTTGCTGCGCTACGGCTACGTGCTCAGCGGCAACCCCCACGACGCGGCCGATCTCACCCAGGAGGCACTGATCCGGCTGCACCGCGCGTGGTCGCGGGTGCGCCGCAAGCACGATCCGGAGAGCTACACCAGAATGATCATGGCTCGGCTGCACATCGGCGTCTGGCGGCTGCGCCGCCGCGAGCGGCTCACCTGGGACCTGCCGGAAGGATCGCATCTCGACGTGCTTCCCTCCGAGGTGGAACAGGGACTCTGGCGGGCGCTCGAAGGACTTCCCCGCAAGCAGCGAGCCGTACTCGTCCTGCGCTACTACGAGCAGCTGACCGACGCGGAGATCGCCGACGTTCTCGGCATCTCCCGGGGGACCGTCCGCAGCCACGCGTCACTCGGCCTGAACAAGCTCCGCTCCGCCGTCCCGCACCCCACCGCCACCAACGGGAGCGCCCTATGA
- a CDS encoding GNAT family N-acetyltransferase — protein sequence MTAAGVRVVPMGTEHAERVLAIYRLGIDGGQATFETTAPGWEEFDATKLPGHRHVALDADGRVVGWSAVVAVSSRCVYAGVVEHSVYVHPDARGRGVGLALLRALIASTEAAGIWTIQSGIFPENAVSLALHRRAGFRVIGTRIRVGRHHGVWRDVVLIERRSPVIS from the coding sequence ATGACGGCCGCCGGCGTTCGCGTCGTCCCGATGGGCACCGAGCACGCCGAGCGGGTTCTGGCGATCTACCGGCTCGGGATCGACGGCGGGCAGGCGACCTTCGAGACCACCGCCCCCGGCTGGGAGGAGTTCGACGCGACCAAGCTGCCCGGCCACCGGCATGTCGCCCTCGACGCCGACGGGCGGGTCGTGGGCTGGAGCGCGGTGGTCGCGGTCTCCAGCCGGTGCGTCTACGCCGGTGTCGTCGAGCACTCCGTCTACGTCCACCCCGACGCCCGGGGCCGCGGGGTGGGCCTCGCCCTCCTGCGGGCACTGATCGCCTCCACGGAGGCGGCGGGCATCTGGACGATCCAGTCAGGGATCTTCCCCGAGAACGCCGTCAGCCTCGCCCTGCACCGGCGCGCCGGATTCCGCGTGATCGGCACCCGGATCCGCGTCGGCCGCCACCACGGCGTCTGGCGCGACGTCGTCCTCATCGAGCGCCGCAGTCCGGTGATCTCCTGA
- a CDS encoding helix-turn-helix transcriptional regulator produces the protein MDSDNLLGEFLRARREATTPAQVGLLHSGLRSAPGLRREEVAMLAGVSTDYYIRLEQGCEHHPSQRVLRALVRVLGLGPDAAADLSGLARPRPRRPGRPGRGERVSPDLLRLMSSWPYTPALVFGRHMDVLAANPLATVLYDGLEHADNLARLVFLDPAAHEFYRDWDEVARCRVAHLRAAARTDPGDPYLIELIDDLSLNSADFRRLWACHDPVGLLHEDRHFHHREVGDLTLNWELFNVNSAPGQQLLIFQAEPASSSEQALALMGSLAIMAA, from the coding sequence ATGGACAGTGACAACCTCCTGGGTGAATTCCTGCGCGCCCGGCGTGAGGCCACCACCCCCGCACAGGTGGGGCTGCTGCATTCCGGCCTCCGCTCGGCGCCGGGGCTGCGCCGGGAAGAGGTGGCGATGCTGGCCGGGGTCAGCACCGACTACTACATCCGGCTGGAGCAGGGGTGCGAGCATCATCCGTCCCAGAGGGTGCTCCGCGCCCTGGTGCGGGTCCTGGGTCTCGGCCCTGACGCCGCGGCGGACCTGAGCGGACTCGCCCGGCCTCGGCCGCGGCGCCCCGGAAGGCCCGGCAGGGGGGAGCGGGTCAGCCCGGACCTGCTGCGGCTGATGTCCAGCTGGCCGTACACGCCGGCGCTCGTGTTCGGCCGCCACATGGACGTGCTGGCCGCGAACCCGCTGGCCACGGTCCTCTACGACGGGCTGGAGCACGCGGACAACCTGGCCCGGCTGGTCTTCCTGGACCCCGCCGCGCACGAGTTCTACCGGGACTGGGACGAGGTCGCTCGCTGCAGGGTGGCCCATCTGCGTGCCGCCGCGAGAACGGACCCCGGCGATCCGTACCTGATCGAACTGATCGATGACCTCTCGCTCAACAGCGCGGACTTCCGCCGGCTCTGGGCGTGCCACGACCCCGTCGGCCTGCTCCACGAGGACAGGCATTTCCACCATCGCGAGGTCGGCGACCTGACTCTCAACTGGGAGCTGTTCAACGTCAACAGTGCTCCCGGCCAGCAACTCCTCATCTTTCAGGCCGAGCCCGCCAGTTCCTCCGAGCAGGCCCTGGCCCTGATGGGCAGCCTCGCGATCATGGCGGCATGA
- a CDS encoding sensor histidine kinase gives MVTLIPRLRSIQARYTMTATALLLVVLVVVSVSSDLAIRYRIQDDVFNASERVASQWSAAVRNGNMPSVIPTSGGVDLIQLVDSHGTVLSASRQALPRPPLSSIRPPADDRFQRLTSGGVMMMAIRLSPLVDAPVIYAGQEEPSILNKHYLEYFLTAGALTLLLLGAWMTWWGVGRTLRPVAAIRERMSEITVSDLSLRVPMPPGDDEFALLARTANQTLERLQEAVEQQRQFASTTSHELRTPIAGLRTQLEEALLYPDEVDSFGSIQGALSATGRLEAIVNDLLLLARLRVADPVRERIDLGKLVTEEASAQANGVPVYVRAAPGVCVYGSQIRLIRVVNNLLSNARRHADTSVEISVDSADGQAVVAVVDDGAGVAPADRERVFERFTRLGDGRRRDSGGSGLGLAISRDIAEAHHGTLRIEDSPRGARFVLRLPLLNQNIERTGAMTGPVARGRSGQAGASSPILPGSRRLAGSWSNGEGTGIPRLSWSRHFD, from the coding sequence ATGGTGACGCTGATCCCGCGCCTGCGTTCGATCCAAGCGCGCTACACGATGACCGCGACGGCGCTTCTGCTGGTCGTGCTCGTCGTGGTGAGCGTGAGCTCCGATCTGGCGATTCGGTACCGGATTCAGGATGACGTCTTCAACGCCTCCGAACGGGTGGCCAGCCAGTGGAGCGCGGCGGTGCGCAACGGCAACATGCCCAGCGTGATCCCCACCTCCGGCGGTGTCGATCTCATCCAGCTGGTGGACTCCCACGGCACCGTGCTGAGCGCGAGCCGGCAGGCGTTGCCCAGGCCGCCGCTGAGCTCGATCCGGCCGCCTGCCGACGACCGGTTCCAGCGGCTGACCAGCGGGGGCGTGATGATGATGGCCATCCGTCTCTCTCCCCTGGTGGACGCCCCGGTCATCTACGCGGGTCAGGAGGAGCCGTCCATCCTGAACAAGCACTATCTGGAGTACTTCCTCACCGCGGGTGCGTTGACCCTGCTGCTGCTGGGGGCCTGGATGACGTGGTGGGGGGTGGGCCGGACGCTGCGTCCGGTGGCGGCGATCCGCGAGCGGATGTCGGAGATCACGGTGAGCGACCTGAGCCTGCGGGTGCCCATGCCGCCGGGCGATGACGAGTTCGCGCTGCTGGCCCGCACCGCCAACCAGACCCTGGAGCGGTTGCAGGAGGCGGTGGAGCAGCAGCGGCAGTTCGCCTCCACCACCTCCCACGAACTGCGCACCCCGATCGCCGGTCTGCGCACGCAACTGGAGGAGGCGCTGCTCTACCCCGACGAGGTCGATTCGTTCGGGAGCATCCAGGGGGCGCTGTCGGCGACCGGCCGGCTGGAGGCGATCGTCAACGACCTGCTGCTGCTGGCCCGGCTGCGCGTCGCCGACCCGGTGCGCGAACGGATCGATCTCGGCAAACTCGTGACCGAGGAGGCGTCGGCCCAGGCCAACGGCGTGCCGGTGTACGTCCGGGCGGCCCCCGGCGTGTGCGTCTACGGCTCGCAGATCAGGTTGATCAGAGTGGTGAACAACCTGCTGAGCAACGCGCGCCGGCACGCCGACACCAGCGTCGAGATCTCCGTCGACTCCGCCGACGGCCAGGCCGTCGTGGCGGTGGTCGACGACGGCGCCGGCGTCGCGCCGGCCGATCGGGAGCGGGTCTTCGAACGCTTCACCCGCCTGGGCGACGGGCGGCGCCGTGATTCCGGGGGCAGCGGGCTCGGCCTGGCCATCTCCCGCGACATCGCGGAAGCCCATCACGGGACCCTGCGGATCGAGGACTCACCGCGCGGCGCCCGGTTCGTCCTGCGGCTGCCGCTCCTGAACCAGAACATCGAGCGAACCGGTGCGATGACCGGGCCGGTGGCGAGGGGCCGTTCCGGACAGGCGGGGGCATCCAGCCCCATCCTGCCGGGAAGCCGCCGGCTGGCGGGGTCATGGTCGAACGGGGAGGGAACCGGCATCCCCCGGCTTTCGTGGAGTCGTCACTTTGACTGA
- a CDS encoding ATP-binding protein — protein MRESRLPGDPEAASRARDEVREWLGCDHPAYENVRLAVSELVTNAVRHSRMEQAGVVESDPLILRLTAHDDLLRVEVTDKGWTMGNPRVRTEPVPHLAESGRGLAIVSALSDGNWGYHSHGPGPGRTVWCEIPAAPLTSEDPSGLLPRFG, from the coding sequence TTGAGAGAGTCACGTCTGCCCGGTGATCCCGAAGCCGCTTCACGGGCACGTGACGAGGTCCGTGAGTGGCTGGGGTGCGATCATCCGGCTTACGAGAACGTGCGGCTGGCCGTGTCCGAGCTGGTGACCAACGCCGTCCGGCACTCCCGGATGGAACAGGCCGGGGTCGTCGAAAGCGATCCGCTGATCCTCCGGCTGACGGCGCACGACGATCTGCTGCGCGTGGAGGTCACGGACAAGGGCTGGACCATGGGTAATCCGCGCGTCCGCACGGAGCCGGTGCCCCACCTCGCGGAGAGCGGCCGGGGGCTGGCGATCGTCAGCGCGCTCTCGGACGGGAACTGGGGGTACCACTCGCACGGGCCGGGACCCGGCCGGACCGTGTGGTGTGAGATCCCCGCGGCCCCGCTGACCTCCGAAGACCCGTCCGGACTCCTCCCCCGGTTCGGCTGA
- a CDS encoding LysR family transcriptional regulator translates to MIDTRRLRTLRAVADHRTVTAAAAALHLTPSAVSQQLVALEHEVGHRLLERGGRGVRLTAVGRILLGHTNEVLAQLERAGADIAAYTTGTAGEVKVASFATAIGLVVAPAMGTLRIKEPGIQVKVLDAEGDQSLTMVLDGAVDVAVAVEYRGAPAEDDRRLSRIPLYSEPFDMVLPRDHPLASVPDHDGNPAPAPEGGAQTPAAPGRDARSAPVDASPAPEHDAETLSVADLAGEVWIGPYPGNPCHDVIALACEHAGFTPEFAHSSDDFSAVVALAAAGAGVAMVPRLALRDTDLSGVVIRPVEGPERRVFAAVRRGAERHPLLVPLLDAFRNTATTLRRVPPLR, encoded by the coding sequence GTGATTGACACGCGGAGGCTCAGGACCCTGCGCGCGGTGGCCGACCATCGGACGGTCACCGCCGCGGCCGCCGCTCTCCATCTGACGCCCTCGGCGGTCTCCCAGCAGCTCGTCGCGCTGGAGCATGAGGTGGGCCACCGCCTGCTGGAGCGCGGTGGCCGGGGCGTGCGGCTGACCGCCGTCGGCCGGATCCTTCTCGGCCACACCAACGAGGTCCTCGCCCAGCTTGAGCGGGCCGGGGCCGACATCGCCGCCTACACGACCGGTACGGCGGGCGAGGTGAAGGTGGCCTCCTTCGCCACCGCGATCGGACTCGTCGTGGCGCCCGCGATGGGCACGCTCCGGATCAAGGAGCCGGGCATCCAGGTGAAGGTCCTGGACGCCGAGGGCGACCAGAGCCTCACCATGGTCCTGGACGGCGCGGTGGACGTCGCCGTCGCCGTCGAATATCGCGGAGCGCCCGCCGAGGACGACCGGCGGTTGTCCCGGATCCCGCTCTACTCCGAGCCGTTCGACATGGTGCTTCCCCGGGACCACCCCCTGGCGTCCGTCCCGGATCACGACGGAAACCCGGCACCCGCCCCGGAAGGCGGCGCGCAGACGCCGGCGGCCCCCGGGCGCGACGCGAGATCGGCGCCCGTCGACGCGTCACCCGCCCCGGAACACGACGCGGAGACGCTGTCGGTCGCCGATCTGGCCGGTGAGGTCTGGATCGGCCCCTATCCGGGCAACCCCTGCCACGACGTGATCGCGCTGGCCTGTGAGCACGCGGGTTTCACCCCCGAGTTCGCCCACTCCTCCGACGACTTCAGCGCCGTGGTCGCCCTGGCCGCAGCCGGGGCCGGGGTGGCGATGGTCCCGCGGCTCGCCCTGCGCGACACCGACCTGTCCGGTGTGGTGATCCGCCCGGTCGAGGGGCCGGAGCGCCGCGTCTTCGCGGCCGTCCGGCGGGGCGCGGAACGTCACCCACTGCTCGTCCCCCTGCTGGACGCCTTCCGGAACACCGCGACGACCCTGCGCCGGGTGCCGCCGCTGAGGTAG